Within Ischnura elegans chromosome 6, ioIscEleg1.1, whole genome shotgun sequence, the genomic segment GTTGATCTCCATGCATATGGTCTATACAGTGCGGATTAGTCAATATATAtcgattaaaaattgagttccaagaATTAAGGAGTGCCAAACCAAGATTAAATATTGAGTATGCATCTTAGTACTGTGTATGTTGTGGGAGATTCAAGGTCTTATTTTCAGCAGACTTCACTCTGTCACCGTTGACTTGTTTTTGGTGCTGGTGGCGCACCTCTACTACAACCACTACCTTGAGCTTATATTACAATACTTGTGACCTTTACGTCCAAGTTTAATGATGAGTTTTCTAGTTGCCATAGGATTTCTATTACGTGAACAAGAATGCTCAAAGATGTCCTGTGTGCTATCACTAATACTTGAAGTTATTCAAATTGTGTTTGTTTGTTACCatgggaaaatttttcattcaaattgagAGATTGGAAGTTTTAATGTCAGATCACATTGCACATATTGCTTAGAATGTAAAAGGGCTGATTTATATCACTTGTTTTCTCGACGTATGTACATGCCTCTTCATGTATCTTGACGAAACCCATGGATAACTTGTATCCCTATggagttaaaataataataataataataaataatagcaaaGTAATATCCACATTCCTGTGCATATTTATGTCTGTTTGACATAAGTTCATTATtgaaggtgaccttggggagtgGAGTGGAGATATCTTATGACCTCCAGAACAAAATTGAGTTGTTTGGCTTGTACGGAGTCCATTTATGCATCAATTTAATACTTTAAAAGCTGTGGTAATGCAGATACTGGATTGGTGATGCAGGATTTCCTGAATACAAGTGCTAATGTACATGATAATTGTCTGTACGCAAGTCATGCAATTCTAGCTATTATTCCTTGACTCATGTAGAGTCACTCATTTGTTGTTCAGCCTAAAGTCTCATTGTAGGCATGTGAGACTTGTGGATAAGAAGATTATTAGGTCTGAGTTGTTTCAATGCTGTTTTATCCTATGAAGTGGTAATCCACAGAAATTTCAGTTTGCCTGTAAATACCCTGGCCCCTataaatttctaaaaccaattttTAGTATGTAGTAGTTATTGTGAAACTAAAAAATGATGGCAATGCGCGATGAAAAAAATGTGTGCAATTTCAATGCTGCATCTTTATGATTTTGTCCTTGACAATGGTGCAGTGTATTTGTCAGAGCCTTCGTCAATTTTTACAATAATCAAATTGTGTGGAACATATTTTAcgatcaattatttttcttcaggaAATGAACAAGTAATCTGAGGCTTTCTCGCTATGCCTTAGAAAGATTTGCTTTATTACGACTTTCACCTGCATGGAGATTTTCAgggattcatttattttcaatattgtgATTTTTGTAACTCttgagggaggagaaaaaagtaTAGATTGTCCACTAAACGGATGAGGAAGGGATTTGGAGGAGGTGGCCGACAGCCAAGGTCGTTTGCACCATGAAGAAAGGGTTGGAAGGAAGGGGATGAGGGAAACCCAGTATTAGCCTACTCTTAGTGAAAGGCGCCACCAGGGGACCACtcaggcttaacgtcccatttgacggacggactgctgcacttgaagtgccctccacaaagcgcTCGAGCATAGATTGGGCAGTCTTTGAAAGTTATCCGCCACATATGGTATTTATACTGGTGCCCATAGCCGCCCCACTAGCCAACAATGCAAACCCATAGAGGTATAGATACCAAACCCATAGAGGAtaacaaattcaatatttatcaggTGTAGCGCACATTTCATGTAATGTTGCATTGCGTgactattttattccaatttttaactCACCGGTGGAAGGTAAGATCTGTTATCTTTCTAAATGGGTGATTACTGCACCCATAAGCCGTGCAGCAAACCATCTGCAAATGCAAATTTAACATAGCATATATCTGCCTAACGGAATGTTTCCCGGTATAGATAATGATTTCCAGAAAAATACACACACTAAAAAGTATGTACTTACCTTTATATGATCTCTGgagccactggtttcagaaaaaaacttaatattttcttaacatgcaGCCTTATGGCAAATTGACGAAGCTGGGCATGACACGATGGTTAAATGTGGAAAGAGTACTGTTAGGTATGGCTTCATGTCTGAGGGCTTATGCCTCCTCCAGGGACCTATATGCGCAAACCTAACgttcatttgaacatttttctTATGAGCGCTTACTTCGAGAGATGTCGTTCCTGATTGTGTGATCAAGAGGCGTGTTCCGCTGCACACCCTCCACCCGCACCCTCTCTCCCTCGCCAACCCACGACGACCCGGGTCTCATGGCCTTCCTCGCCCACCTGCGGTTTTTGGCAGGCAAGCTCCCACGACAACGTATAGGCTACGTTTACAGGCCTAAAATCACATTTAGTCAATGTTGCATTGTGGCCACTCTTCTAAAAAACCAAGTAATGGAATATCatcgaaaatgaaatataaatgaggaaaaatcgtatttgctataaaattcAATCGACGAGGATTCCTTTGCCCTCTTAGGCCTAGATGTATATTGCCCTTCCATATTTGAGCGGCCATATCACAAAACATAGGTGAGGTGGTGCTTCATAACTCCAAGAAATCAGTTTTATTCCGTGATTTTGCTTGATTTGATTTAAGGTGCccttcattgaatttttacatatatattctGTAATGAGATTTTTTTCGTGAAGCACAGTTTCCAATAGGCTAAGCAACTCTGAAAGTAGTCTGTAAATTCAGGAAAAGTCTGTGAATATCGGATAGATCAATGAATGGCCACCatgtaaatttaaagaaataacttCAGCCGTGTCTTGTAGGAAAATTCCTGCTCCTGAAGCCTAGTTTTCCGTGTAATTGACGTGTAATCTGCTTCGGGTGTGAGTAAATAACCTAATTTCTTAATCTGAATGGGTATTTTAGTGGAGCACGTGACTTGGGTGTGACACCCGAAGACTTTTGGATCCAATTCTTGGCTCAGACTGTTATAATTCTCCACTTAAGTCCTAATGGTTATGTCTTGGCCCCGCAAAGACCCCAATTCCTCTTGTGTCTCCATGAGCTGCTTTCCCTACCGAGAGAGTTTGTCAGCTGATGAGTCTGATTCATCCATCCCTGTCTGTCCTTCCTCACCCTCCGAATCTCTCCACCCAATCGTCACTCCACACGTACATGCGAGGGTGCTGCCTCTTACCGCACACATGCAGTATGGGTTCTTATGGAGAttcatttcccatgttaatctccataaggccaggagcgcggtccAAGCCATCAAtgacagcatgaaaattaatattgcgctGTGCATTAGTTAACaaatgcattctaatgtagaatgagacgctgcattcattggtgccaatagttttttgataaaaattataacaaaagctataaaaaacatttccttaaatttccgttagaaacgtctacttttttactttatcttcttctcctCTCTGATAATACTTAACCGTGAGTCTTCCCAACTTAAGGGTAGATGGTGATATTTTGTGTAATAGGTAACATAGTCACAGACAAACGTTTTCTGTggccacaaatttttatttactctccCAGTTCTCGACAAACTTATGTTGTTATCAAAGTTATGACATACTGTGGGTGCATAAAAATCTGTGGACTATGCAAACCATTTGATAAAATGATGATGGCTTTGTTTGTCCATGTACGTCCATTGCACAACTATATTGCCATCTAGTCTTCGAGGAAGATCTTAATCACCCGGCACATTGGAAGAAATAAACTTCAGGCACcgagaagaaattaaatttatagttccttaaacTTGTGGGAAGGAAGGGAAGATTTAGGAATGTTGTAGCTGCGGAGGGACAGGTGGCGAGTAGTCTTGAGTAAGTAATGTCTTCCATTTCCAATGCGCCTGATGACGAATGTCTTCTTTGAAACCTAGGTCCTATTGATTTTGTTTAATATACATAAGTGGAAATTCAAagctataataattattatttcgtaATGATTAGTAAATTCCACAGATTCCCGCTTGGAAACTCCCTGCGTTCCTTCTCTCGTCAATGGTCCTAATTATGATTTACGATCTCGCTGAAAAGCGTACGATCTTTAAAGTACATTTTTTGTATGTAAACTATGCAATTAGGCATCATTTATAGTATTTGGACTTTTAAATTCTCATGTTAACTTCTCCAAAACGAATTTGTTGTGTAGAACcttgagaataattattatttcttgacAACTAATTTTTACGCCATTTGTGACCACCCACCTCATTTTGCGCTCTCGCGGCCTCTTAAATTTTGtgtaatagagtagtttccttcatcaatgaaaatgaaaggcattgattgctattagctacctaccattagtgtattcataatatacaaattatttggttttagatatcccaattcagacgaatggcattggtcaattttaacctcacttgaaaaaggccagattggcgcccatccgatgccactccacgtgacgtcacagggacccattttctatacgagtatataggagttttacatcgtcagagattaccaatgcaagtatgagacacagagctcagggaaacatctcataataatcacctattaaaactgcctatggtcggaaagtttcccacACAGCACACAAGGTGGAATACACATGTATTGCATCTGTAATACAGTCAAAATACACGAAGAGCAGATGCTGTATTCAATTGTAATACAGCAgtattttctgtgtattttcactgtaaatatgcTTCAAATGTCCTCTAGTACACGTATAATACAGTGTAATACATGATGTACACTAGTGtatttttccacgaaaattacATGATGTACACTAGTGTAAAAATACACAAGTATTACATGATGTACCAATATGTATATTTCCATAGCAATTACATTATGTACCATAATGTATATATCCATGGAAAATACATGattttccattttgtaattttccatgaatCCTGATTTTCCATTTTACAATCTTCCATGAATCCTACATTATTTACTATCCTTTATTATTCACATTGaagttatttcatgaattattcacaaaaattgaTGCTCCCCATGCTTTCTACCAATTAAAGCTAGCATACATGCTTCAACTTTCAGCATCCTAACataaaaaacatttcatacaCATGTAATGTCAATGCCATCTGATCCACCGTATCCCAGATTTTGGCAACCATTTAAACTAGCCAGATATTAGGGAACTACACGTGGAAGCACAACCTTtcaacccagagctgtttctgaaagaattttttattttaaaaaattgaaattttttgaccaaaccataattattatggcagcgcaatatttcgtcattacaatttacaccacaaaataatgcagtTTAGAAATTTCCTGAATAGATTAAAAAACTTATacttttttgatgttgcttatagGTTAAGCACGTTTTCCATGTAACGCGTTCCAATGAAAATCGCCTGAAAACTCAAAAGATTGGCACAAAAGAACTTGCTACAAGAAATTTCTATAGCTAGGGAAATTAGCAGCTTAAACCGTATGatccaatgaaataaataagcaataaatgtaaattaaaattttattcaattgagTTGCTTTCGTGTAGTACGGATGTGTTGGTCTTCCGTCTGCTTGCTTGGCACAGCCAATTTGACACCTCCACTTGAAAGGCCTTCTCTTCGTACCGCCCATCAACATTCTTAGctgcatctaaaaaataaattaaagccaaCGGTTTATGGTTTTGAATAAATAACTGCCAAACCAGAACCAACACTTAAATAATGCTCTACCATTGAGGTCTGGCTAGCGTGCACAGGTCCACCAAAAGGATAAGACATTCTTTGAACTTCTTTATCCAATCTCTAAACCATCCAAGTCTTCCTACAATTATGTTGCTAAGGtgcaaattaattttatcatgaatagGATTCAAATTACAGCAATAAGAACGACTTTTTGAAACCTTAGACACAAGTTGCATTAAGTCCACCCACTATTGATAGGAGGGAATTTGAATCTTTTTTCCCAGGCATATCTGGATATACTATGATTGGGATTCCCTTTCTTTTGCACAATTAGTGATGCCTGTGATTCTAGGCAACTGGACATACTAAGCAAACACAATATTGTGTTCTTAGTttgagacaaaattttcaaatgctcaaccctaatgtttcccatttattattaaaaacacattgaataataaattaaagacaTCCATTTTCAATGCCTAATGCTATGCAAGAATGCTATATGTTaactatcaaaataaattaatagtctcAGAGAAATTTCTTACAAAATTAGCACTGGAACATTATAGGCACACTAGCATAATGGCTTGTTTCACCAAGATGCATAAATACTTTAGGGTAAAGGATACCATTGTAtcaattaagaaaatttaaatttgactaCAATATTAGGGAATGATACCTTTATAAccaaatcatttttatagccatcattttcaaatttaagatccAAAAAGAAAATTCCCCAGCAATTCCAGGATATTAAGGAAATTGCCAAAATCATTACCTGTAAGAACATTAATTAAATTATGGAAATCCTTCATAGatctcttcccctttcttcctgCCCAGCTCAATCCTTCGGCCACCTTGTTAGAAATTACTTTACTTAGGCTATTTCGAACAAACTGCCCTAAGTTGGTGGTGAGGTGTCCAGAAAACCAATGGAACTGAAAAGAGACAAGTACCTCTCAAGTACATGCATATGAAGTGATATCCAATAACTACTAGCATGCCTGATATCAGGAACTTAATTTTTGGAATAGGCtacagggaaaaaatcataaaattttttctAGTCAAATTACCATGTACACTCTGAATTCACTGTCCAAAGCTAACATAGAGTCCACCTCGGCCAGCATTTCTAAGCTGGTGACAGGCATAGCAATCGGAGACTGATACACACTGGGATGGTCCTTCAGTGAGCTACTTCTCATGGCCCGAATCTCCCGAAGCAGGACTTCCTGGTTCATAAGAACCTCATTTAACTGACCCTTCAGCTCATTTATCTCTTTTCGCAGTTTATCTTGCCCACTGCAGGCACAGACAGTTATCTCATTCGTAGAAGACTGGCCATCCACTTCTGGTACAGAGGCAAGAACTATAAAAGATGTTAAACAAAAAGATATGCTTCCTTcaaatgaatcaatttttttacataatatgtcATTTTTAATAGGTTTCTCATTTATAAGCATACCTTCTAAAGTATCTTCCACAGCTGGTACCCTGTGGGATGGCAATGGCACATTCCCAAGCTCAAAATCTGATTCGGAGCTCGCAACTGATGAAGCTGCAATAGTATGTAATACAAGATCATGAATTGTCACATGATACctcatagaatttaaaatttcacatttaggAAGCCATAAAGTCAAACAGCACACAATGAAATTCaagttattcaataaaaattcctTCCACACAAATATGCTCAGTAAGCTAAAACCCACACCAGATCCTAATTCCAATTGTCAAGCAACTACATGCACTGAAAGATTACAAAATGTCATAAATGCGGCAATTGTAATCGAAAAATTCAACATAACCTCAAAATATTAGTCACTACAATAGTGCTGCTTAAATTATTGCAATTGATAACATTCCAAGAGCTAATATGTAGAAAAAAACACCTTCAGAATCTCCTCGTGCTATCTTTTCCTTTGATGGAGGCTCATTGGCACCCTTTGCCTTCATATTTTTGCCTGATGAAACTGTAATAAAACATTAATGGATTAGTTTCCATATCAGAAATAAAGtttcacataaaatttcattttatacatATGCATGACACTTTTATCATAATATCTTACATTCTTTAGGGTCTTGCCCAGTCTTCTTCCTTTTGGGTGGCAATGGGACTCCGGTAGCGACTACCTTATTATTACCAGTGAGGTCTGTTAGATCCTCCTCCTCTGTGGTGGATTCCCCAGGTGGACGAGGAGGGGGGAATCTAACCCTTTTCTGCAGTTTAA encodes:
- the LOC124160749 gene encoding uncharacterized protein LOC124160749 isoform X2 — encoded protein: MTFQVVSFYEEGEFIFNAVPEVWIVEDNGLRFAWWPPKGTTNVDVLIKNGETPKENWKCHFVEESTPPIEGYEEAKKFEKIIIKLGSLSKGYEAQKTSIKLQKRVRFPPPRPPGESTTEEEDLTDLTGNNKVVATGVPLPPKRKKTGQDPKEFSSGKNMKAKGANEPPSKEKIARGDSEASSVASSESDFELGNVPLPSHRVPAVEDTLEVLASVPEVDGQSSTNEITVCACSGQDKLRKEINELKGQLNEVLMNQEVLLREIRAMRSSSLKDHPSVYQSPIAMPVTSLEMLAEVDSMLALDSEFRVYMFHWFSGHLTTNLGQFVRNSLSKVISNKVAEGLSWAGRKGKRSMKDFHNLINVLTDAAKNVDGRYEEKAFQVEVSNWLCQASRRKTNTSVLHESNSIE